A stretch of Ipomoea triloba cultivar NCNSP0323 chromosome 11, ASM357664v1 DNA encodes these proteins:
- the LOC115996981 gene encoding uncharacterized protein LOC115996981, with protein sequence MAEQNPSDSTDMSMTDIRNQMEQQSVANTQLTITIHNLAQTVQALALSVEDIRQGLQRLPQHPIQQGQSSQFPPPSNSSPGIPPPSHRSPGSSPGIPPPSHRSPGMSNTQVPSQHINGLRLELQVPSQHINGLRLELLKFNGIDPYGWLFKINEYYEFYGISDIYRVQIASFAMEDDASEWYCWLKTNQLLGTWEDFMDKIKLRFGPSQLVDYQGQLSKLTQTSTVADYRASFERLLNKVSGISEAVLISMFIAGLKHELQQDLLLAKPMSLEEAFSLAKTYESKYELLLSTPKWASRPTAVSIPHRPYSNHHPPIRPTTVTMPQPPQRPSPTTTTGRPIPDLPVRRLSAAEIRDKRSKGLCYNCDQKWSNSHRCQSRFLMLLGMEEDDQVCQEEVTPQDDQFTEAILITADISTLNSLSGMNTPRSLRLWGDIHGQRIRSLRLWGDIHGQRIQILVDGGSTHNFIQPSVAEKLHLPTKTIEKFKEKLHLPTKTIEKFNVYIGNGDSLHCRVRCPQVPIQMQGTIFPIDLFVLPIQGPDVVLGVQWLQQLGKITHDYAQLSMEFLWNGQPICLKGDHARSLQQITFNQLQAITESKNLEELYELFYIASTENEELPDTTLSMEFELPQGIPNEAA encoded by the coding sequence ATGGCTGAACAAAATCCTTCCGACTCCACCGATATGTCCATGACGGACATCCGTAACCAAATGGAACAACAATCCGTGGCAAACACCCAGCTCActatcacaattcacaaccttGCGCAGACAGTGCAAGCATTGGCCTTATCCGTAGAAGACATCAGACAAGGTTTGCAGAGGCTGCCACAACATCCTATACAGCAGGGGCAATCATCCCAATTTCCACCACCATCTAACAGTTCTCCTGGTATTCCACCACCATCTCACCGTTCTCCTGGTAGTTCTCCTGGTATTCCACCACCATCTCACCGTTCTCCTGGTATGTCCAACACTCAAGTTCCGTCCCAACATATCAATGGCTTACGATTAGAACTCCAAGTTCCGTCCCAACATATCAATGGCTTACGATTAGAACTCCTTAAGTTCAATGGTATAGACCCTTATGGATGGCTGTTTAAGATTAATGAATATTATGAGTTTTACGGTATCTCTGACATATATCGAGTGCAAATTGCGTCATTTGCGATGGAAGACGATGCATCAGAATGGTATTGTTGGTTGAAAACCAACCAGTTATTAGGTACTTGGGAAGATTTCATGGATAAAATTAAACTTCGTTTTGGGCCATCACAACTCGTGGATTATCAAGGACAACTCTCCAAACTTACTCAGACGAGCACAGTTGCAGACTATCGCGCAAGCTTTGAGCGATTGTTAAATAAGGTGTCGGGCATATCTGAAGCTGTCCTTATTTCAATGTTTATTGCAGGATTAAAACATGAGTTACAGCAAGACTTACTGTTGGCCAAACCTATGTCCCTGGAGGAAGCTTTTTCCCTAGCAAAAACATATGAAAGCAAATATGAGTTGTTACTCTCTACACCAAAATGGGCTTCTCGTCCAACTGCAGTTTCTATTCCGCATCGCCCATATTCCAATCATCACCCTCCTATACGCCCAACCACTGTCACCATGCCTCAACCACCCCAACGCCCAAGCCCCACGACAACCACTGGACGTCCTATTCCCGACCTTCCGGTTAGACGTCTATCGGCCGCGGAAATAAGAGATAAACGAAGCAAGGGATTATGTTATAATTGCGATCAAAAATGGTCAAATTCTCATCGATGTCAAAGTagatttttaatgttattaggAATGGAAGAAGATGACCAAGTCTGTCAGGAAGAAGTGACACCACAAGATGACCAGTTCACAGAGGCTATACTCATCACAGCAGATATTTCTACTCTGAACTCACTGTCTGGAATGAATACACCAAGGTCTCTTCGTTTATGGGGTGATATTCACGGTCAAAGGATACGGTCTCTTCGTTTATGGGGTGATATTCACGGTCAAAGGATACAGATTTTGGTTGATGGAGGAAGCACTCACAATTTTATCCAACCATCAGTTGCAGAAAAATTGCACCTCCCTACCAAAACCattgaaaaattcaaagaaaaattGCACCTCCCTACCAAAAccattgaaaaattcaatgtaTATATTGGAAATGGCGACTCCCTTCATTGTAGAGTTCGTTGTCCTCAAGTCCCAATTCAGATGCAAGGTACAATATTTCCTATCGACCTTTTTGTGTTACCAATTCAAGGTCCCGATGTTGTTTTAGGGGTACAATGGCTACAGCAGTTGGGGAAGATAACTCATGACTATGCTCAGCTCTCTATGGAATTCTTATGGAATGGACAACCTATTTGTCTAAAGGGGGATCATGCGAGATCATTACAGCAAATCACTTTCAATCAACTTCAAGCAATAACAGAGTCAAAGAATCTTGAAGAACTCTATGAGCTATTTTACATAGCGTCCACAGAAAACGAAGAGCTTCCGGATACCACTCTCTCTATGGAGTTTGAGTTACCTCAAGGCATTCCAAATGAAGCAGCATAA
- the LOC115996302 gene encoding indole-3-acetic acid-amido synthetase GH3.6-like produces the protein MTDALASSSDERKLEESNNRILQFVEDVTTNVVQIQERVLNDILSSNAGVEYLLRQGLNGRTDRETFKKLIPVVTYEDVKPDIDRVVNGEPASIICSKPISEFSTSSGTSRGENKLIPMSEEELERKLLFFSLLMPVMNQFVPDFHKGKTMHFLFVREEAKTPGGLLARPLLTSIQKRSYFKEKTYNNPYTDYSSPKETILCTDSFQSMYSQMLCGLWYGDQVLRVGAIFASAFVRAIHFLEKHWRLLCHDIRTGTLNPRITDPSVREAVARIVKPNPELAEFIEKECSQESWKGIIPRIWRNTKYIDVVVTGAMAQYIPTLNYFGNDLPLVSTSYASSECCIAVNLNPLSKPSEVAYTIIPTMAYFEFLPVSREIGVPEPNPVEVVDLVDVKLGQEYEVVVTSYAGLYRYRVGDILRVAGFKNNTPQFNFVCRKNVALSIDSDKTDEVELHNAVMNASNILLPFGASIIEYTSHPNTSTIPGHYVLYWEISQSSENAIPPHVFEDCCLAVEESLNSVYRECRVSDKSIGALEIRIVENGTFDKMMDYAIANGGSSINQYKTPRCVTHAPMVEHLDSRVISNYFSPKPPEWAPGHKHWSTN, from the exons ATGACTGACGCTTTAGCAAGCTCTTCAGATGAAAGAAAACTCGAGGAAAGCAACAACAGGATTCTCCAGTTCGTCGAAGACGTTACTACTAATGTAGTGCAAATTCAAGAAAGGGTTCTCAACGACATACTCTCTAGTAATGCCGGTGTCGAATACTTGCTCCGCCAAGGCCTTAACGGACGCACTGACAGAGAAACCTTCAAGAAGCTCATCCCCGTCGTGACATACGAGGATGTCAAGCCTGATATTGATCGTGTCGTTAATGGTGAACCTGCATCCATAATTTGTTCTAAACCAATTTCCGAGTTCTCGACAag CTCCGGTACATCACGGGGAGAGAACAAGCTGATACCGATGAGCGAAGAAGAACTAGAAAGAAAGTTACTCTTTTTCAGCCTGTTAATGCCGGTGATGAACCAATTTGTGCCGGATTTTCACAAGGGGAAAACCATGCATTTCCTGTTTGTAAGAGAAGAAGCCAAAACTCCAGGCGGTCTTCTGGCACGTCCACTTCTAACAAGCAttcaaaaaaggtcatatttcaAGGAAAAGACATATAATAATCCCTACACAGATTACTCTAGCCCCAAGGAAACCATTCTATGCACCGATTCATTCCAAAGCATGTACTCTCAGATGCTATGCGGCCTCTGGTATGGCGACCAAGTTCTTCGCGTCGGCGCCATCTTCGCCTCCGCCTTCGTCCGCGCCATTCATTTCCTGGAAAAACACTGGCGCCTTCTCTGTCACGATATCCGGACCGGAACGTTGAATCCCAGAATTACAGACCCGTCTGTGAGGGAAGCCGTGGCGAGGATCGTGAAACCCAACCCAGAACTCGCGGAGTTCATTGAAAAAGAATGTAGTCAAGAGTCGTGGAAAGGTATTATTCCGAGGATATGGCGTAATACCAAGTACATTGATGTTGTTGTGACAGGTGCCATGGCTCAGTATATCCCTACTCTCAATTATTTTGGCAATGATCTTCCCCTCGTCAGTACCTCGTATGCATCTTCCGAGTGTTGTATCGCTGTAAACCTTAATCCTCTTTCCAAGCCCAGCGAGGTTGCTTATACCATCATCCCTACCATGGCGTATTTCGAGTTCTTGCCCGTTTCTCGAGAAATCGGAGTGCCCGAACCGAACCCGGTTGAAGTTGTGGATCTTGTAGATGTTAAACTCGGGCAAGAATATGAGGTCGTCGTTACCTCTTATGCAG GGTTGTATCGTTATCGTGTTGGTGATATTCTTCGGGTTGCGGGATTCAAGAACAACACGCCGCAATTTAACTTCGTATGTCGGAAAAACGTGGCGCTCAGCATAGATTCCGACAAGACGGACGAGGTAGAGCTGCATAACGCCGTCATGAATGCGTCCAACATTCTTCTGCCGTTTGGTGCGTCCATAATAGAGTACACCAGCCATCCAAACACGTCAACCATCCCCGGACACTACGTCCTCTACTGGGAAATCAGCCAGTCGTCGGAAAACGCAATTCCTCCCCACGTTTTCGAGGACTGCTGCCTGGCCGTCGAAGAATCACTGAACAGCGTTTACCGGGAGTGCCGCGTCTCCGACAAGTCCATCGGGGCGCTGGAAATCAGGATAGTGGAGAACGGCACGTTCGATAAGATGATGGACTACGCCATCGCCAACGGCGGCTCGTCGATTAATCAGTACAAAACGCCGCGCTGTGTGACGCACGCTCCGATGGTGGAGCATCTTGACTCGCGAGTTATATCAAATTATTTCAGTCCTAAACCTCCCGAATGGGCTCCCGGTCACAAGCATTGGAGCACCAACTAA
- the LOC115996222 gene encoding uncharacterized protein LOC115996222 translates to MDRHIQIFLNKISFVCFTIATLILLLLYLRTPDTCVYITDGRLKPDQRFPRSTCDFHSRAYTSVDKRNRRIWATKAWTQIVRSYTDLFQLLQNKHLFSVNSRALVVSAGGGHAVMALKDLGLSDVTGIEVVDSPPLVSKADPHNLPFFDDAFDFGFSPYLDRALFPARYVEEMERVVRGGGACVVAVEECGDAEMEAVVKLFRKSKFLGAMNVSLGEERKTRIVLRVKNG, encoded by the coding sequence ATGGATAGACATATCCAGATCTTCTTGAACAAGATCTCCTTCGTTTGCTTCACCATTGCAACGCtgatcctcctcctcctctacCTCCGAACCCCCGACACCTGCGTATACATCACCGACGGCCGCCTCAAGCCCGACCAGCGCTTCCCCAGATCCACCTGCGATTTTCACTCACGCGCATACACCTCCGTCGATAAACGCAACCGACGCATATGGGCCACCAAGGCCTGGACCCAAATCGTGCGATCCTACACGGATCTCTTCCAGCTCCTCCAGAACAAGCATCTGTTCTCCGTCAATTCCCGTGCCCTGGTGGTTTCCGCCGGCGGGGGCCACGCCGTGATGGCGTTGAAGGATCTAGGGTTGAGCGATGTCACCGGAATCGAGGTTGTTGACTCGCCGCCCCTGGTGAGCAAGGCGGATCCTCACAATTTGCCGTTTTTCGACGATGCGTTTGATTTCGGGTTCAGCCCGTATTTGGACCGGGCCCTGTTCCCGGCCCGATACGTGGAGGAGATGGAGAGGGTAGTACGAGGTGGCGGCGCGTGTGTGGTGGCCGTGGAGGAGTGCGGGGATGCGGAAATGGAAGCGGTGGTGAAGTTGTTCAGAAAATCGAAGTTCTTGGGGGCCATGAATGTGAGCTTGGGTGAGGAAAGGAAGACCAGGATAGTGCTGAGAGTTAAAAATGGATAA